One genomic window of Gracilinema caldarium DSM 7334 includes the following:
- the nadD gene encoding nicotinate (nicotinamide) nucleotide adenylyltransferase, producing the protein MKIAVFGGSFNPVHYGHLALAELVLQKLKYDLIVFIPAYQSPLKEATLGATPQDRLDMLIAALSGHPRCIIDDCEIRRGGLSYTIDTINDIEERYQSEQKLGLIIGDDHLVSFHKWKDATLIAQKTELLVASRAPKQHYNFPYPFVGIDNPKWMVSSSEIRDRIAHSADWTHLVPPAVASIIKDRFLYTSWEQNSREKSCCVSFSSNFINLIEDIARSWLSSSRYLHSKNVAVLSAQLCRRFQIDEQLGYLAGIAHDICKHWKSEQILKLVQYDGLPVDSIEKEKPELMHGRAAAMYLKEYHGITDKALLQAIQMHTFGGPHMGDLAKIVYIADKIEPSRSDINSALRIACRTAPLPVLFAQVVWDTVQYLQKQGKLLTRETAALLKELQQEGLL; encoded by the coding sequence ATGAAGATTGCAGTATTTGGAGGCAGTTTTAACCCAGTTCATTATGGTCATCTGGCTTTAGCTGAACTAGTGTTGCAAAAATTAAAGTATGATCTGATTGTATTTATACCAGCTTATCAATCTCCACTCAAAGAAGCTACCCTTGGAGCCACTCCCCAGGATCGTCTTGATATGCTTATAGCCGCCCTTTCAGGGCATCCTCGATGTATTATAGATGACTGTGAGATTCGGCGTGGTGGTCTATCCTACACAATTGATACAATTAACGATATAGAAGAACGATATCAAAGTGAACAAAAGCTAGGTTTAATAATTGGAGATGATCACCTCGTATCGTTTCATAAATGGAAAGATGCAACTTTGATTGCTCAGAAAACCGAATTACTTGTAGCAAGCAGAGCGCCAAAGCAGCATTACAATTTCCCTTATCCCTTTGTTGGGATTGATAATCCAAAATGGATGGTATCCTCCAGTGAAATTCGAGATAGAATTGCACATTCTGCAGACTGGACTCATCTTGTGCCTCCTGCAGTGGCTTCTATTATCAAGGACAGGTTTTTATATACAAGCTGGGAACAGAATTCTCGAGAAAAGTCATGTTGTGTAAGTTTTTCATCAAACTTTATTAACTTGATAGAAGATATCGCCCGCTCCTGGTTATCATCGAGTCGTTATCTTCATTCTAAAAATGTGGCAGTGCTTTCTGCCCAATTGTGCAGGCGTTTTCAGATTGATGAACAACTGGGTTATCTTGCAGGTATAGCCCATGATATATGCAAACATTGGAAATCAGAACAAATACTTAAACTCGTTCAATATGATGGGCTGCCTGTAGACTCGATAGAGAAGGAAAAACCTGAATTGATGCATGGAAGGGCAGCAGCAATGTATTTAAAGGAGTACCATGGTATTACCGATAAAGCTTTATTACAGGCCATCCAAATGCATACCTTTGGAGGTCCCCATATGGGAGATCTCGCGAAAATCGTCTATATTGCTGATAAAATTGAGCCTTCTCGATCTGATATAAATTCTGCATTGCGCATCGCTTGTAGAACCGCACCCTTACCAGTATTATTTGCTCAGGTGGTTTGGGACACTGTGCAGTACTTACAAAAACAAGGAAAATTACTGACTCGAGAAACGGCTGCTCTTCTTAAAGAATTACAGCAGGAGGGACTCCTGTGA
- the argS gene encoding arginine--tRNA ligase — translation MQDIKEIWKHEIAAALTELARQNGIAEQVLKDQVVVEIPPKPEMGDLGIPMFPFAKMLRKGPPQIAQAVIAHLEKVGTSTRWGSVKAEGPYVNIRLEKSAVAKQVVSSILEQKETFGRPQSLTNSKIMVEFSSPNTNKPLHLGHLRNDVLGESISRILAACGAQIRKVCIINDRGIHICKSMLAYKEYGQGKTPESEGVKSDRFVGDWYVKFHKMSQEDPSAEERAQELLRKWEQGDPETVALWKQMNQWAVEGVKKTYERTGVSFDQYYFESQTYLKGKEEVLKGLEQGLFYREEDGSVWVDLTAEGLDKKVLLRKDGTSLYITQDIGTAIFRHHDWPFERLVYVVGSEQQYHFKVLFKVLEKLGYDWAKNLYHLSYGMVNLPEGKMKSREGTVVDADDLIDNLKEMALQEIREKNREEAVGDGESVAEKIAVGALHYYLLQVSPTKDMLFNPKESLSFNGNTGPYLQYMGARISSMLRKKTGTLAESGQIKPELLTGEAEWALIKTLAAYPETVQLAATQMDPSVIAAYLYELSKAFSRFYHDCPILNAETADLAASRLALSQAVLQVLRSAMTLVCIPFLDVM, via the coding sequence ATGCAGGATATAAAAGAAATTTGGAAACATGAAATTGCCGCGGCATTAACTGAATTGGCAAGGCAAAATGGAATTGCTGAACAGGTACTCAAAGATCAGGTGGTAGTTGAAATTCCACCAAAACCGGAGATGGGTGATCTAGGTATCCCCATGTTCCCCTTTGCAAAAATGCTTCGGAAGGGACCACCCCAGATTGCTCAAGCTGTCATTGCCCATCTGGAAAAAGTCGGAACAAGCACCAGATGGGGTTCCGTAAAAGCAGAAGGTCCCTATGTGAATATTCGTCTTGAAAAATCCGCCGTGGCCAAACAGGTAGTAAGCTCAATTCTGGAACAGAAGGAGACCTTCGGCCGGCCTCAAAGTCTTACAAACAGTAAAATAATGGTAGAGTTTTCCAGTCCCAATACCAATAAACCCTTACATTTAGGGCATCTGCGTAACGATGTGCTGGGAGAGAGTATTTCCCGAATTCTTGCCGCCTGCGGTGCCCAGATCCGGAAGGTGTGTATTATTAACGACCGGGGAATTCATATTTGTAAGTCCATGTTGGCCTATAAGGAATATGGTCAGGGAAAGACCCCTGAATCGGAGGGGGTTAAAAGTGACCGCTTTGTAGGGGACTGGTATGTTAAATTTCATAAAATGAGCCAGGAAGACCCTTCGGCTGAAGAACGGGCTCAGGAACTGCTCCGGAAGTGGGAACAGGGGGACCCGGAAACGGTTGCCCTTTGGAAGCAGATGAACCAGTGGGCCGTTGAAGGTGTTAAAAAGACCTATGAACGGACCGGAGTGTCCTTTGATCAATATTATTTTGAAAGCCAGACCTATCTTAAAGGCAAGGAAGAAGTGCTCAAGGGTCTTGAACAGGGGCTCTTTTATCGCGAAGAAGATGGTTCTGTGTGGGTGGATCTTACTGCGGAGGGGCTTGATAAAAAGGTACTGCTTCGTAAGGATGGAACATCTCTGTATATTACCCAGGATATTGGCACCGCAATCTTCCGACACCATGACTGGCCCTTTGAACGGCTTGTATATGTGGTTGGTTCGGAACAGCAATACCATTTTAAGGTGCTTTTTAAAGTCCTTGAAAAACTCGGTTATGATTGGGCCAAAAATCTGTACCATCTTTCCTATGGCATGGTAAATCTGCCTGAAGGCAAAATGAAGAGCCGGGAAGGCACCGTTGTCGATGCGGATGATCTCATCGACAATCTGAAAGAAATGGCATTGCAGGAAATCCGGGAAAAGAACCGGGAGGAAGCGGTAGGGGATGGCGAATCGGTGGCAGAAAAAATAGCTGTAGGTGCCCTGCATTACTACCTGCTTCAGGTATCTCCTACGAAGGATATGCTTTTTAATCCTAAGGAATCTCTTTCCTTTAATGGCAATACAGGACCCTATCTCCAGTATATGGGGGCGAGAATTTCCTCCATGCTCAGGAAGAAGACTGGAACCCTGGCAGAGTCAGGACAGATTAAACCGGAACTTTTAACCGGGGAAGCCGAATGGGCTCTCATTAAAACCCTGGCTGCCTATCCTGAGACGGTACAACTGGCGGCAACCCAGATGGACCCTTCGGTCATCGCGGCCTATCTCTATGAGTTATCCAAGGCTTTCAGCCGTTTTTACCATGATTGTCCCATTCTTAACGCCGAAACAGCGGATCTGGCCGCATCCCGGCTTGCCTTATCTCAGGCTGTTTTACAGGTATTGCGATCTGCCATGACCCTGGTTTGTATTCCCTTCCTGGATGTTATGTAA
- a CDS encoding adenine phosphoribosyltransferase, translating into METNFNLDAAIRKVPDFPKKGILFYDITSILANPEAFKYCLDAMEALYRNEQIDAVAAIESRGFVFAAPFADRLGIPLILIRKKGKLPGKTLSKKYQLEYGEAEIEVHPEDVPVGKQVLVVDDLIATGGTLRAATDLIASAGAKVAGLFGVVGLPFLNYRAVLGNIPIKTLIEYHHE; encoded by the coding sequence ATGGAAACTAACTTTAATCTTGATGCTGCGATTCGTAAAGTGCCGGATTTCCCAAAGAAAGGGATTTTGTTTTATGATATCACTAGTATTCTTGCTAATCCCGAAGCCTTTAAATACTGTCTTGATGCGATGGAAGCTTTATATCGTAATGAACAGATTGATGCAGTAGCTGCGATTGAATCACGGGGCTTTGTGTTTGCCGCACCTTTTGCAGATCGTTTGGGGATTCCACTTATCCTCATTCGAAAAAAAGGAAAGTTGCCCGGAAAAACTCTTTCTAAAAAATATCAGCTTGAATATGGTGAGGCAGAAATAGAGGTGCATCCAGAGGATGTACCCGTAGGAAAACAAGTTCTTGTGGTGGATGATCTTATTGCTACAGGGGGGACTCTCCGTGCTGCTACGGATCTCATTGCTTCTGCAGGGGCCAAGGTTGCAGGTCTTTTTGGTGTGGTTGGACTTCCATTTCTGAACTATCGAGCTGTACTAGGAAATATTCCGATCAAAACATTAATTGAATATCACCATGAATAA
- a CDS encoding polyphenol oxidase family protein yields MNIYPFNLVLDPVLNGFVFTFIADGNPVSDPACFLSTVDAGDMKFIPGSKNPNRLRFFTALAKRQDMEKLPVYAVEQIHSRDVVLVKDGSPYDVLQADGLATTLAEAWLSITVADCLPIFLRDRSGTCRAVLHSGWKGTGIVEKALSIFIDEWRIHPRDILAVLGPCICRDCYQVDSERAHNFEIEFGKSPGPYPLGPVVQMRQTQISGVTYYLDLQAANAHLLAKAGVEELAICQNCTVTDPRLGSFRRQGAASYTRMVALIN; encoded by the coding sequence ATGAACATCTATCCCTTTAATCTTGTACTCGATCCCGTACTAAATGGTTTTGTCTTTACATTTATAGCTGATGGGAATCCGGTATCCGATCCAGCCTGTTTTTTATCTACCGTTGATGCAGGAGATATGAAGTTTATCCCGGGTAGTAAAAATCCTAATCGACTTCGTTTTTTTACTGCCCTTGCAAAGCGACAGGATATGGAGAAGCTTCCAGTATATGCGGTAGAGCAGATTCATTCCCGTGATGTGGTTCTTGTAAAGGATGGATCACCGTACGATGTCCTACAGGCTGACGGTCTTGCCACCACCTTGGCAGAGGCCTGGCTTTCGATCACTGTAGCCGATTGCCTTCCTATATTTTTACGGGATCGATCAGGAACATGTCGAGCTGTTCTTCATTCTGGCTGGAAAGGTACCGGCATTGTTGAAAAGGCTCTATCAATTTTTATTGATGAATGGCGAATACACCCAAGAGATATTCTTGCGGTACTTGGCCCCTGTATTTGTAGAGACTGTTATCAGGTAGATAGTGAGCGGGCTCATAATTTTGAAATAGAATTTGGCAAGTCCCCCGGGCCCTACCCACTTGGTCCTGTGGTGCAGATGCGGCAGACTCAGATATCGGGTGTTACATATTATCTTGATCTGCAAGCCGCGAACGCACACCTTCTTGCAAAAGCAGGAGTAGAGGAACTGGCGATCTGTCAGAACTGTACGGTTACCGATCCTCGGCTTGGGTCATTCCGAAGACAGGGTGCAGCTTCTTATACCAGGATGGTAGCCCTTATCAATTGA
- the obgE gene encoding GTPase ObgE produces the protein MQKFADEAIIEVSSGNGGNGCVAFRREKYVPMGGPAGGDGGRGGDVVFEVRRNLRTLAHLRYKQVFRAENGRDGEGSQRYGRHGEDVVIPVPPGTILKDADTGEIIRDFGKEEGRFVFLKGGNGGWGNVHFKSSTNQAPRKALPGQRGETRRLKVELQVMADIGFVGFPNAGKSSLLDRFTNARPKIAPYPFTTKIPNLGILTVDDRDIILADIPGLIEGASHGAGLGIRFLKHISRTAGLAFLIDLSDDTYLEAFHVLKKELEAFSTELVAKKRILVGTKLDIEGTIERLTELQTRYPEETVLGISVFTGQGLQSLSHAFARMVTEMESEE, from the coding sequence ATGCAGAAATTTGCTGATGAAGCGATAATCGAAGTCTCCTCGGGAAACGGCGGGAATGGTTGTGTAGCCTTTCGCAGAGAGAAGTATGTGCCGATGGGTGGTCCCGCAGGCGGTGATGGTGGCCGGGGCGGTGATGTAGTTTTTGAAGTTCGCCGGAACTTGCGGACCCTAGCTCATTTGCGTTATAAACAAGTATTCAGGGCTGAAAACGGCCGAGATGGTGAAGGTTCACAGCGGTATGGCCGCCATGGGGAAGATGTGGTAATACCGGTGCCGCCGGGAACTATTTTAAAAGATGCTGATACCGGCGAAATTATTCGTGATTTTGGAAAGGAAGAAGGCCGTTTTGTATTCCTAAAAGGGGGTAATGGCGGCTGGGGCAATGTGCATTTTAAATCTTCAACAAACCAGGCGCCAAGAAAAGCGTTGCCTGGTCAGCGGGGAGAAACCCGCAGGTTAAAGGTAGAATTACAGGTGATGGCCGATATTGGCTTTGTAGGTTTCCCTAATGCGGGGAAATCAAGCCTTTTGGACCGCTTTACCAATGCACGGCCTAAAATAGCTCCCTATCCGTTTACCACAAAAATTCCGAACCTGGGTATCCTTACGGTAGATGACCGGGATATTATTTTAGCGGATATTCCAGGCCTTATTGAAGGAGCCAGTCACGGAGCGGGACTTGGTATCCGTTTTCTCAAGCATATATCCCGGACTGCAGGGCTCGCATTTCTCATCGATCTTTCTGATGATACCTATCTTGAAGCTTTTCATGTATTAAAAAAGGAACTTGAAGCTTTCTCTACAGAATTAGTAGCAAAGAAACGGATCCTTGTAGGTACAAAGCTCGATATAGAAGGAACAATAGAAAGACTCACTGAATTACAGACTCGTTACCCTGAAGAAACAGTCTTAGGCATATCGGTTTTTACTGGGCAGGGGCTTCAATCACTTTCCCATGCCTTTGCGCGGATGGTTACGGAAATGGAATCTGAGGAATAA
- a CDS encoding DUF5312 domain-containing protein: MSSTGTIDTFERLASRLSIEERQALLAKLSSYAVLSKEVLFREEEISPKIDVELQYKETPWYIKLFLIILGFFRGRTPLNLFEERLIASLGAMIENRAPGLFDRRRNMLISGFWDEIQSLKEAARFFYEALDISLNKDKGAFFSFLASLELDFIHRRILTETDPAAIAAGNPSFTDVDIKNTISRTLDSIFQAINEDERRIMYRNARSLHCLKELSSFLYDRLLSAFNQDHQTKGLSAPTYLVLDQLYALSNILYSLQEPPSMALLETLFIFQLQERNVETSIDLQDELKSLLSRAEESLGRIRQFNKRIPLTEIIRCASRNLSYMPQIITGGEDWFAVYRDYWKKQIDERYTHFIQEKHRRELVEELRDFLKGNSIKSLQYVAEGTDKEGIPVRGTFSLAFLLTFYSVLFIEDINKVLKPILIDGEFYKKENRTEFTEAYNELLKLGDTIRAFDQKLSPTGDLGKRYDVARQEITALSVKRRKIQTLEMEASDEAADIIARAAKALKSLTAVLGGIIKGEAGGRYDSLVNLGSLAGKNASYIAMIKNTQSKIERALYLLTEISKIET, translated from the coding sequence ATGTCATCTACAGGAACAATAGATACCTTTGAAAGATTAGCATCTCGGCTTTCTATCGAGGAACGGCAGGCTCTATTAGCAAAACTGTCCAGCTATGCTGTTTTATCCAAAGAAGTCTTGTTCCGTGAAGAAGAAATTTCACCAAAGATTGATGTTGAACTTCAATATAAAGAAACACCCTGGTATATTAAGCTGTTCTTGATTATTCTTGGCTTTTTTCGAGGGAGAACACCTCTTAATCTTTTTGAGGAGCGGCTTATTGCATCCTTAGGTGCAATGATTGAAAACAGGGCGCCTGGCCTTTTTGATCGACGAAGAAATATGCTCATTTCTGGTTTCTGGGATGAAATACAATCTCTGAAAGAAGCCGCCCGTTTTTTTTATGAAGCTCTCGATATAAGCTTGAATAAAGATAAAGGGGCTTTTTTTTCTTTTCTTGCATCTTTAGAGCTTGATTTTATTCATCGCAGAATACTAACTGAAACAGATCCTGCAGCAATTGCTGCGGGTAATCCAAGTTTTACTGATGTGGATATTAAAAATACAATAAGCAGAACCTTAGATAGTATTTTTCAGGCTATTAATGAGGATGAACGCCGCATAATGTATCGCAATGCCCGTTCCTTACATTGTCTTAAGGAGCTCTCGTCGTTTCTTTATGACAGGCTCTTATCTGCATTTAATCAGGATCATCAAACAAAAGGTCTCTCTGCACCAACCTATCTTGTATTGGATCAGCTTTATGCCTTAAGCAACATTCTCTATTCCCTACAAGAACCACCATCCATGGCGTTATTGGAGACCCTTTTTATATTTCAGCTTCAGGAAAGGAATGTTGAGACCTCAATTGATTTACAAGATGAATTGAAGTCTCTTTTATCTCGAGCAGAAGAATCACTTGGCCGAATCAGACAATTTAACAAACGAATCCCCCTTACTGAAATCATTCGTTGCGCAAGCCGAAACTTGTCCTATATGCCTCAGATAATTACCGGTGGCGAGGATTGGTTTGCAGTCTATAGAGATTATTGGAAAAAACAGATTGATGAACGATATACTCATTTTATACAGGAAAAACATAGACGAGAGCTCGTTGAGGAACTGCGGGATTTTCTTAAAGGCAACAGTATTAAAAGCCTTCAATATGTAGCAGAGGGAACAGATAAGGAAGGTATCCCGGTTCGTGGAACCTTCAGTCTTGCGTTTCTTCTTACCTTCTATTCTGTTCTTTTTATCGAAGATATTAATAAGGTCCTCAAACCTATCTTGATAGATGGCGAATTCTATAAAAAAGAAAACCGCACTGAATTTACAGAAGCCTATAATGAATTATTAAAGCTTGGTGATACTATTCGTGCTTTTGATCAAAAACTTTCCCCCACAGGTGATTTGGGTAAACGATATGATGTAGCCCGTCAGGAAATTACTGCACTCTCGGTGAAACGGCGAAAAATTCAGACCCTTGAAATGGAAGCCTCAGATGAAGCGGCTGATATTATTGCCCGAGCAGCTAAAGCATTGAAATCTTTAACTGCGGTTCTTGGTGGAATTATTAAAGGAGAAGCGGGTGGCCGATATGACTCTTTGGTTAACCTCGGAAGCCTCGCTGGGAAAAATGCTTCTTATATAGCAATGATAAAAAACACTCAGAGCAAAATTGAACGGGCTCTATATTTGCTTACAGAAATTTCAAAAATCGAGACATGA
- a CDS encoding LCP family protein: protein MKRLNFDSSIMLMILIILIVLVGGIGIYIFSKTDPLEEILSDERVMNILLNIEQDKKVIGSYVVLYYPPTKRVSVFDIPIETGLIIKSLNRVDRIDVLYKGLESPEYIKEIENLLGIRIPFSVTITITNLEKIIDLIEGIHLFIPEKVEQYNPQIPMLFPSGFVKLDGNKAVAYATYTLDKDDPETEALITRKQKTIIALLTGLNEKRMLLRDPKVRAFFTSFISTKLNAESTLRIFQELTQLDVQRLAMQRVGGTIKQVSGKTLLFPFYDGVLIKEIVKQAISGLVRQGEGEFPDRVFTVEVLNGTPSIGLARNTSELLKGFGYDVLSYGNADRNDYEKTIIIDRSKYPEVAQALADVIKCKNITTSNNIDTPEMSQDLNYSADFTLIIGKDFNGRYVTY, encoded by the coding sequence GTGAAACGGTTGAATTTTGACTCCAGTATTATGTTGATGATACTGATTATATTAATTGTACTTGTTGGTGGAATAGGTATTTACATTTTTAGTAAAACAGATCCCCTTGAAGAAATATTAAGTGATGAACGGGTTATGAATATCCTGTTAAATATTGAACAGGATAAAAAAGTTATTGGATCCTATGTGGTTTTATATTATCCCCCAACAAAACGGGTTAGTGTGTTTGACATTCCTATAGAAACTGGCCTTATCATTAAATCCCTTAATCGAGTTGATCGTATAGATGTTTTATATAAAGGTCTGGAGAGCCCTGAATATATCAAAGAAATTGAAAACCTTTTAGGGATACGTATACCCTTTTCGGTAACTATTACTATCACCAATCTGGAAAAAATTATTGATCTAATTGAAGGGATACATTTGTTCATTCCAGAGAAAGTTGAACAGTATAATCCGCAAATTCCAATGTTATTTCCATCTGGCTTTGTAAAACTTGATGGAAACAAAGCTGTAGCATATGCTACGTATACCTTAGATAAAGATGATCCTGAAACTGAAGCTTTAATTACGAGAAAACAAAAGACGATTATCGCATTACTTACCGGTTTGAACGAGAAACGAATGTTATTAAGGGATCCGAAGGTTAGAGCCTTCTTTACTTCTTTTATTTCTACAAAATTGAATGCTGAATCTACCTTAAGAATATTTCAGGAGTTGACTCAGCTAGATGTACAAAGATTGGCTATGCAAAGGGTTGGTGGTACGATAAAGCAGGTTTCTGGTAAAACGTTGCTTTTTCCTTTTTATGATGGGGTTTTAATCAAAGAGATTGTGAAGCAGGCTATTTCGGGTTTGGTTCGTCAAGGTGAAGGCGAATTCCCTGATCGGGTGTTTACCGTTGAGGTTCTTAATGGCACGCCAAGTATTGGACTAGCAAGAAATACATCAGAATTGTTAAAGGGTTTCGGTTATGATGTTCTTTCATATGGCAATGCTGATCGAAATGATTATGAAAAGACCATCATTATTGATCGATCGAAATATCCCGAAGTTGCACAAGCTTTAGCAGATGTAATCAAATGTAAAAATATCACAACAAGCAATAATATCGATACACCAGAAATGTCCCAGGATTTGAATTATTCTGCGGATTTTACACTTATTATAGGGAAGGATTTTAATGGACGATATGTTACATACTAA
- a CDS encoding ribosomal-processing cysteine protease Prp: protein MVAVDVVLDPAGLIKSCKVSGHAGAGPRNGDVVCAAVSVLSRTALRTLTKTDGVTARGKAPQRGELFMEIDYTEASKDQVAGITAFLLEGMLSVSEEFPEHCCVRIQRERR from the coding sequence ATGGTTGCCGTCGACGTTGTCCTTGATCCCGCAGGGCTTATAAAGTCCTGTAAAGTTTCCGGACACGCCGGCGCTGGGCCACGAAATGGCGATGTGGTATGTGCCGCCGTTTCAGTTCTTTCCCGGACGGCCCTCAGGACCCTTACAAAAACAGATGGGGTTACTGCACGGGGAAAAGCACCCCAAAGGGGGGAATTGTTCATGGAAATCGATTATACCGAGGCTTCTAAAGATCAGGTTGCCGGAATTACGGCCTTTCTTCTGGAAGGTATGTTATCGGTGTCAGAAGAATTTCCTGAACATTGCTGTGTTCGAATACAAAGAGAGCGGAGGTAG
- the rplU gene encoding 50S ribosomal protein L21 yields the protein MYALVEFKGKQYKAEKGALLKVDRIDAEVGSAVDIDSVLLVSGDTVSVGAPYVKGASVKAVVENHGKDKKIIVFKYMPKKDYRRKKGHRQQYSYIRIQDIVGA from the coding sequence ATGTACGCACTGGTAGAATTTAAAGGCAAACAGTACAAGGCTGAAAAAGGCGCCTTGTTAAAAGTGGATAGGATTGATGCTGAAGTTGGTTCCGCTGTGGATATCGACTCGGTACTCCTTGTATCTGGCGATACGGTTTCCGTCGGGGCTCCCTATGTAAAGGGTGCTTCTGTTAAGGCGGTTGTGGAAAATCACGGCAAAGACAAGAAGATTATTGTCTTTAAGTATATGCCAAAGAAAGATTACCGCCGCAAGAAGGGCCACCGGCAGCAGTATTCCTATATCCGTATCCAGGATATTGTAGGAGCTTAA
- the ispE gene encoding 4-(cytidine 5'-diphospho)-2-C-methyl-D-erythritol kinase codes for MGDGIRVAAPCKINLHLGIFDRRSDGYHPIESIFQMLDFGDTIWIESLKKSSGIELHMEGSVPMKDVVPPEQNSIYTAVRLFQMESGCESGWYIRLNKHIPLGAGLGGGSADAAAVLLALNQICGKPFSDISLEHFAAKLGSDVPFFIKGGTAYVTGRGERISPISVTTSWAVLLVNPGIHSSTPEAFRLLDTVRSETRVCTKPLLGRDVLVRLLESHPQHWTFYNDFLEVFLKHGTLEVQQTYQAILRELREAGADFVNLSGSGSTCFGVFADHDKARKTLQNMKGRWPLVELTFPLARKVNPVVE; via the coding sequence ATGGGAGATGGTATACGAGTTGCGGCACCTTGCAAAATCAACCTCCATCTCGGAATATTTGATCGAAGATCCGATGGGTATCATCCGATCGAAAGTATTTTTCAAATGCTCGATTTTGGTGACACTATCTGGATTGAATCTTTGAAAAAAAGCTCTGGTATTGAACTTCATATGGAAGGTTCGGTTCCAATGAAGGATGTGGTGCCGCCTGAGCAAAATAGTATATATACAGCAGTTCGTCTGTTCCAAATGGAATCTGGCTGTGAAAGTGGATGGTATATCCGTCTCAATAAACATATTCCTCTTGGTGCGGGGTTGGGGGGCGGGTCGGCCGATGCCGCTGCAGTGTTACTAGCACTTAATCAAATTTGTGGTAAACCATTTTCAGATATCAGTTTGGAACATTTTGCTGCTAAGCTTGGAAGTGACGTTCCCTTTTTTATAAAAGGTGGGACTGCATATGTAACCGGACGGGGTGAGCGTATTTCACCTATTTCGGTGACCACTTCTTGGGCTGTATTACTAGTAAATCCCGGAATTCATAGTAGTACTCCAGAGGCTTTTCGTTTATTGGATACAGTGCGAAGTGAAACCAGAGTATGTACTAAACCTCTGTTGGGTAGGGATGTATTAGTAAGGTTGCTGGAAAGCCATCCGCAGCATTGGACTTTTTACAATGATTTTTTAGAGGTGTTTCTAAAACACGGTACATTGGAGGTTCAACAAACCTATCAGGCGATTTTACGGGAACTTAGGGAAGCAGGGGCGGATTTTGTCAATCTTTCTGGCTCTGGTTCAACCTGTTTTGGTGTTTTTGCTGATCACGATAAGGCCAGAAAGACGCTTCAAAACATGAAAGGTCGATGGCCTTTAGTAGAATTAACCTTTCCTCTTGCGCGTAAGGTGAATCCAGTAGTAGAATAG
- the rsfS gene encoding ribosome silencing factor — MLHTKETEIACNLAKLIFEHKGQRVVVLDLRSLHTWTDFFIISTVTSSTHQQGLQRHIKEFAQAEHIDILRRQRKAPAEDEWTLIDMGTIVVHLMTEKARMFYDLERLWSEAPILWKAES; from the coding sequence ATGTTACATACTAAAGAGACAGAAATTGCCTGTAATCTCGCTAAGCTTATTTTTGAACATAAAGGCCAACGGGTAGTTGTATTGGATTTAAGATCTTTACATACATGGACTGACTTTTTTATAATCAGTACCGTTACGAGTAGTACTCATCAGCAAGGTTTACAGCGGCATATAAAAGAATTTGCTCAGGCAGAACATATCGATATTTTGCGACGGCAGCGAAAAGCTCCTGCAGAGGACGAATGGACCCTGATTGATATGGGCACTATTGTGGTACATCTTATGACCGAAAAGGCCCGTATGTTCTACGATTTAGAGCGGCTCTGGAGCGAAGCACCGATACTGTGGAAAGCTGAATCGTGA
- the rpmA gene encoding 50S ribosomal protein L27, with amino-acid sequence MARKRGGSGAKNGRDSNPQYLGIKAAGGSFVKAGSIIVRQRGTKIHPGVNVGCGSDYTLFALVDGTVTFSERRGRKLAGVMPAGAAE; translated from the coding sequence ATGGCTCGGAAACGGGGTGGTAGTGGAGCAAAAAATGGACGGGATTCTAACCCCCAATACCTTGGAATTAAGGCAGCTGGTGGTTCATTTGTAAAGGCAGGATCTATTATCGTGCGTCAGCGGGGTACCAAGATTCATCCCGGTGTAAATGTGGGTTGTGGTTCTGATTATACCCTTTTTGCACTGGTCGATGGCACGGTTACATTCTCTGAACGCCGGGGCCGGAAACTGGCAGGTGTTATGCCCGCCGGTGCAGCCGAATAA